A DNA window from Rhodothermales bacterium contains the following coding sequences:
- a CDS encoding protein kinase yields IKSGNIMLTTKGVAKILDFGLAKTTASTKLTQMGSTLGTVAYMSPEQAKGEEVDRRSDIFSLGVILYELITGRLPFRGDYEQAVVYGILNEDPESLTTLRAGVPMALDGIIAKMLAKDPDLRYQHVDELPADLKAIDLAASVQTSRLSTTTTTVRPATLGGVDAIAIEPAAGSRSRRPNALVAGIALLLGLLVGAAGVWAFGGDSSEVERSVKRLALPSPEAERLTALDVTPDGASVVYVGQTGDPIRVLELDDGSVRTLDGTEDALVLRVSPDGSWIMMTMVSGVKRVSLFGGKPITVVDETTEPGPYTAWAPDERLIYEDFGTLWIKPLVGGSPTQVTTLEEGELDHDWPFVLPDGKTMIATIEYAGGSVGIGMWDLDSLERIGVLELGGYAPRWIPTGHLIFELEGELMAVPFDVTKRKIAGVPASLESSVDPRTFAVSAGGTFVSLEATARNVLGGLNSVINRLDFGGSARSLPFEVQNYWDLRLSPDGSQLAVEISDVGGTGPQSIPDQDIWVLDVKSGFRDRLTFDNSGDEPTWSPGGDSLLYVDRRVSLREGTGRSSRLIVRSSDGTGSPRILHADSVRLEYPDWSPDGRYVTFTRSNIFANRGEGPASEALRGSFTAVTLLDLRDGALRVIENEATRGRFSPDGRFIAYEHRDHVFAKPVSAEGGEWDVSDGPGSAPEWSRDGKFLYFLDGPSLMRVEVAPVGSRVRFGNPEEVARTDRARISYTLTEDNAGMYVTGLPTVVTDEDDDQTDASAPPVNVVINWFEHVKRLSPNP; encoded by the coding sequence CATCAAGAGCGGCAACATCATGCTGACCACGAAGGGAGTCGCGAAGATTCTCGACTTCGGTCTGGCGAAGACAACGGCCTCGACGAAGCTCACTCAAATGGGCTCGACGCTGGGGACAGTCGCCTACATGAGCCCGGAGCAGGCGAAGGGGGAAGAGGTGGACCGGCGGAGCGACATCTTCTCACTGGGCGTGATCCTGTATGAGTTGATCACGGGCCGGCTGCCCTTCAGGGGAGACTACGAGCAAGCGGTAGTCTATGGGATCCTGAACGAGGACCCGGAGTCGCTGACGACGCTTCGCGCAGGTGTGCCGATGGCACTCGACGGGATCATCGCGAAGATGCTGGCGAAGGATCCGGATCTGCGGTACCAGCATGTCGACGAGCTTCCGGCGGACCTTAAGGCGATTGATCTGGCAGCGAGTGTGCAGACCTCGCGACTATCGACAACCACGACAACTGTCCGGCCAGCCACTTTAGGTGGAGTAGATGCCATAGCTATTGAGCCAGCCGCCGGCTCCAGAAGTCGTCGTCCGAATGCCCTCGTTGCAGGGATAGCTCTGCTGTTGGGACTACTGGTCGGAGCCGCGGGGGTATGGGCATTCGGTGGAGATTCATCCGAAGTCGAGAGATCCGTCAAACGACTGGCGCTCCCAAGTCCCGAAGCTGAGCGATTGACGGCACTCGACGTTACGCCCGACGGCGCGTCGGTCGTCTATGTCGGGCAAACAGGCGATCCCATACGCGTGCTTGAACTGGATGATGGTTCCGTCAGGACGCTCGATGGCACGGAGGACGCCCTCGTGCTGCGCGTTTCTCCTGATGGCAGCTGGATCATGATGACGATGGTCTCTGGCGTGAAGCGCGTCTCACTGTTCGGTGGGAAGCCAATTACGGTGGTCGACGAGACAACCGAGCCGGGGCCCTATACGGCGTGGGCTCCTGATGAGAGACTCATCTATGAGGATTTCGGAACACTCTGGATCAAGCCGCTCGTCGGCGGGTCGCCGACGCAGGTTACCACGCTGGAAGAAGGCGAGCTTGATCACGACTGGCCCTTTGTCCTTCCGGACGGGAAGACGATGATCGCGACAATCGAGTACGCTGGCGGGTCCGTTGGAATCGGAATGTGGGATCTGGATTCGCTGGAGAGAATCGGAGTGCTTGAGCTTGGAGGCTATGCACCGAGGTGGATTCCGACGGGGCACCTGATCTTCGAACTCGAGGGTGAGCTTATGGCAGTCCCGTTTGATGTTACGAAACGAAAGATCGCCGGAGTGCCTGCGAGCCTCGAATCGTCCGTTGACCCGCGGACCTTCGCAGTGTCCGCCGGCGGGACGTTCGTCTCGCTCGAGGCCACGGCCCGCAACGTCCTCGGTGGTTTGAACTCGGTCATAAACAGGCTTGACTTCGGAGGTTCTGCGAGGTCGCTGCCGTTCGAGGTGCAGAACTACTGGGATCTACGCCTCTCGCCGGACGGAAGTCAGCTCGCCGTCGAGATCAGTGATGTAGGCGGGACCGGACCCCAGTCGATTCCAGACCAGGATATCTGGGTTCTTGATGTCAAGAGCGGATTCCGGGACCGCCTGACGTTCGACAACAGCGGGGACGAGCCGACGTGGTCGCCCGGCGGCGACTCATTGCTATACGTAGATCGAAGAGTGTCCCTTCGCGAAGGGACGGGTCGTTCGAGCCGCCTCATCGTGCGGTCCTCGGATGGGACCGGGAGCCCGAGGATACTGCATGCCGATTCGGTCCGGCTTGAGTACCCCGACTGGTCACCCGACGGACGGTACGTGACGTTCACGCGATCAAACATCTTTGCAAACCGGGGTGAAGGACCCGCGAGTGAGGCCTTGAGAGGTTCGTTCACCGCCGTCACCCTTCTTGACCTTCGCGACGGTGCGCTCCGGGTCATCGAAAACGAAGCCACGCGGGGACGATTCTCCCCGGACGGGCGCTTTATTGCGTACGAGCATCGGGACCATGTGTTTGCCAAACCAGTCAGCGCCGAAGGGGGAGAGTGGGACGTCTCCGATGGCCCGGGCTCGGCTCCCGAGTGGTCCAGGGACGGCAAGTTTCTCTATTTCCTGGACGGGCCTTCCCTCATGCGTGTCGAGGTTGCCCCTGTTGGGAGTCGAGTTCGGTTTGGAAATCCGGAGGAAGTAGCCCGGACCGACCGGGCCCGAATCTCCTACACATTGACGGAGGACAATGCCGGTATGTATGTCACCGGCTTGCCGACTGTTGTGACCGACGAAGATGACGACCAGACAGACGCGTCCGCCCCACCCGTCAACGTCGTGATCAACTGGTTTGAGCACGTCAAGCGCCTCTCGCCGAACCCATAG